A DNA window from Synchiropus splendidus isolate RoL2022-P1 chromosome 2, RoL_Sspl_1.0, whole genome shotgun sequence contains the following coding sequences:
- the LOC128754793 gene encoding vasorin-like, which produces MLVYLLLVFLLSGLVLSSQCPDDCTCMDSMSIFCINRRDSAVPAVPASTQELYVFNNGIRTLTPSDFRHLKDLQMLDMSQNELGEVPDGVFEMLSSLKNLDLSTNHITHISKDSFSGLVQLERLYLSSNRIHSIHVDAFNGLEQLLELKLEKNQLTSLPSLRLPSLLLLDLSHNNIPLIGPSDLQTPHLESLKLASLALSFLDEELIASLGNLHELDISMNQLSEVPQALKQDSLKGLIKLNVKGNPFGEFRKEDFQKLTGLQHLDIRGIHLQEFPQNFFEAFPKLATLTAAENPFNCMCPLAWFPAWLKESGVDLLRPEETRCHFPLVNAGKKLFELEYEDFGCPRSTTMVIDSPNRSTPHSGVPTPPPEATHTNAIPPPPPATEGTILSETDSYLPHADNPVVPSSTSGENEQHICPPNICLNGGTCHFDLLGELSCVCPTGTSGTYCENIEEVPELLAPSVTDGEMVNSVVPALLDSISSRQVTSTSILLDLHRFIEARPNIRGIRLTYRNLSGPDRRPNILNVPASYPEYTLRGLKPNCTYSVCASPLGERTNSRTNSSLEAGSCTEARTSAAPHTSAEKTVETKSQLLYTLIPIVAGLTMVLGLSLVVGVVVCLRRKKQRGVDMEVELGSADQEPVELDGIKVSLENSGNGSLQQKHPEIDSSQNLKQSPSVQQNGGTLDYEVPLMQGHSSSNNNIASIKPSYF; this is translated from the coding sequence ATGCTGGTTTATCTTCTACTGGTGTTCCTGCTGTCGGGCTTGGTCCTGTCTTCTCAGTGCCCAGATGACTGCACCTGCATGGACAGCATGTCAATATTCTGCATTAACCGACGGGACAGCGCGGTTCCCGCCGTTCCTGCCAGCACCCAGGAGCTGTACGTCTTCAACAATGGCATCCGTACTTTAACCCCAAGTGACTTCAGACACCTGAAGGATTTACAGATGTTGGACATGAGTCAGAATGAGTTGGGGGAGGTCCCTGACGGGGTATTTGAGATGCTCTCAAGTCTGAAGAACTTGGACCTGTCGACCAACCACATTACTCACATTTCCAAAGACAGCTTCTCGGGGTTGGTCCAGCTGGAGCGGCTCTATCTCTCTTCGAATCGCATCCACAGCATCCATGTGGACGCCTTCAACGGTTTGGAGCAACTTCTAGAGCTCAAACTGGAGAAAAACCAGCTGACGTCCTTGCCGTCCCTCCGTCTTCCCAGCCTTCTTCTATTGGACCTCAGTcacaacaacatccctctgATAGGACCATCTGATCTCCAAACTCCCCACTTGGAATCCCTAAAGTTGGCATCTCTTGCACTTTCCTTCCTGGATGAGGAGCTCATTGCCTCCCTTGGGAACCTCCACGAACTAGACATTTCCATGAATCAGTTGAGCGAAGTCCCACAGGCCCTGAAGCAGGACTCTCTCAAAGGTCTGATTAAACTGAACGTGAAGGGAAACCCATTTGGTGAGTTCAGGAAAGAAGATTTCCAGAAGCTGACGGGGCTGCAACATTTGGATATCAGAGGAATTCATCTGCAGGAATTTCCTCAGAACTTTTTCGAGGCGTTCCCCAAGCTGGCTACACTGACGGCTGCTGAAAACCCCTTCAACTGCATGTGTCCTTTAGCCTGGTTCCCTGCCTGGCTAAAAGAGAGCGGCGTCGATCTCCTTCGACCTGAGGAGACACGCTGCCACTTTCCCCTTGTTAACGCTGGGAAGAAGCTGTTTGAGCTGGAGTACGAAGATTTCGGATGTCCACGTAGTACAACGATGGTGATCGACTCCCCCAACAGAAGCACTCCCCACTCCGGAGTGCCCACCCCACCTCCTGAAGCTACCCACACCAACGCcatccctccccctccccctgctACCGAGGGAACCATTTTGTCGGAGACAGACAGCTACTTGCCACATGCCGACAATCCCGTCGTACCAAGCTCAACCAGTGGAGAAAATGAGCAGCACATCTGTCCGCCAAACATCTGCCTTAATGGTGGGACGTGCCACTTTGACTTGCTGGGGGAGTTGAGTTGTGTGTGTCCCACGGGAACCTCAGGAACCTACTGCGAAAATATCGAAGAGGTCCCAGAACTACTGGCCCCGTCCGTGACAGACGGTGAAATGGTGAACTCAGTTGTGCCCGCCTTGCTGGACTCCATCAGCTCACGCCAAGTCACCTCCACATCCATTCTTCTTGACCTGCACCGCTTCATCGAGGCAAGGCCAAACATCCGTGGCATCAGACTGACCTACCGGAACCTCTCGGGGCCAGATCGCCGGCCCAACATTCTCAACGTACCAGCGTCCTACCCAGAGTACACGCTGCGTGGTTTGAAACCCAACTGCACCTACTCAGTTTGTGCAAGTCCTTTGGGTGAAAGAACGAACTCCCGGACGAACAGCTCTCTAGAAGCAGGGTCCTGTACTGAGGCGCGCACCTCCGCGGCGCCGCATACTTCAGCAGAGAAAACTGTTGAGACCAAAAGCCAGCTTCTCTACACCCTCATACCTATAGTGGCAGGTCTGACTATGGTCTTGGGTCTGTCTCTGGTGGTGGGTGTAGTTGTTTGTCTGCGTAGGAAAAAGCAAAGAGGGGTGGACATGGAGGTGGAGCTCGGTTCCGCCGATCAGGAACCTGTGGAACTGGATGGAATTAAAGTTAGCCTGGAGAACAGTGGGAATGGCTCCCTGCAGCAGAAACACCCTGAGATCGACAGCTCTCAGAACCTGAAGCAAAGCCCATCAGTGCAGCAGAATGGGGGGACTTTGGACTATGAGGTGCCCCTGATGCAAGGACACTCCTCCTCAAACAACAACATAGCTTCAATAAAACCGTCTTATTTCTGA